The Herminiimonas arsenitoxidans genome window below encodes:
- the prfA gene encoding peptide chain release factor 1, whose product MKPSMLAKLNQLTERLDELNVLLMQEDVTSNMDNYRKLTREHAELGPLVALYGSYTQADNDIKDAQNMLSDPDMKEFAQEEITAAKARMEQLEIDLQKMLLPKDPNDDRNIFLEIRAGTGGDESALFAGDLLRMYTRFAERNRWQIEMVSESASEVGGYKEVIVRIVGSGAYSKLKFESGGHRVQRVPATETQGRIHTSACTVAIMPEADEVEDVNINPADLRIDTYRASGAGGQHINKTDSAVRITHLPTGIVVECQDDRSQHKNKASALKVLAARIKDVQLREQQSKEAATRKSLIGSGDRSERIRTYNFPQGRMTDHRINLTLYKLDFIMDGDLTELTNALAAEHQAELLAALGDAN is encoded by the coding sequence ATGAAACCATCGATGCTCGCCAAGCTCAATCAATTGACTGAACGCTTGGACGAATTGAATGTGCTGCTGATGCAGGAAGACGTCACGTCCAATATGGACAATTATCGCAAGCTGACACGCGAACATGCTGAACTAGGCCCACTTGTCGCTTTATACGGCAGCTATACGCAAGCCGATAACGACATCAAGGATGCGCAAAACATGTTGTCCGATCCGGACATGAAAGAATTTGCGCAGGAAGAAATCACGGCAGCCAAAGCACGCATGGAACAGCTGGAAATCGATCTGCAGAAAATGCTGCTGCCGAAAGATCCCAACGACGACCGCAACATCTTCCTCGAAATCCGTGCCGGCACCGGCGGTGATGAATCAGCATTATTCGCGGGAGACTTGCTGCGCATGTACACGCGCTTTGCCGAACGTAATCGCTGGCAGATAGAAATGGTGTCGGAATCCGCATCCGAAGTCGGCGGTTACAAGGAAGTGATCGTGCGCATTGTCGGTTCCGGTGCATATTCAAAACTGAAATTCGAATCCGGTGGACATCGCGTGCAACGCGTACCAGCGACGGAAACACAAGGACGCATCCATACATCCGCCTGTACCGTCGCCATCATGCCGGAAGCCGACGAAGTAGAAGACGTCAACATCAATCCAGCCGACCTGCGCATTGATACCTATCGCGCCTCTGGCGCTGGTGGTCAACACATCAACAAGACTGATTCAGCAGTACGTATCACGCATCTTCCGACCGGCATTGTGGTCGAATGTCAGGACGATCGCAGTCAGCATAAAAACAAGGCGTCAGCATTAAAGGTTCTGGCAGCGCGTATCAAAGACGTACAGTTGCGCGAACAACAATCGAAGGAAGCGGCAACGCGTAAATCCCTGATCGGCTCCGGCGACCGTAGCGAACGCATACGCACTTATAATTTCCCGCAAGGCCGCATGACCGATCACCGCATTAACCTGACTTTGTACAAACTCGACTTCATCATGGATGGAGATTTGACCGAGCTGACCAATGCGCTGGCGGCGGAACATCAGGCAGAATTGCTGGCAGCGCTCGGCGACGCAAATTGA
- a CDS encoding disulfide bond formation protein B, with amino-acid sequence MKNSKPVLLAVIFVSLALLAVALYLQHVENMQPCPLCVIQRYAFAAIALICIIALFLPRAAARFATALAALASVAGAGVAGWHIYIKAHPTVSCGIDPLETSLNTIPTAKLLPFLFQADGLCTTEYAPIMGLSLPQWALVWFVVIALYLMYAAFQKNR; translated from the coding sequence ATGAAAAACTCCAAACCTGTTTTACTCGCAGTCATCTTTGTCTCGCTGGCCCTGTTGGCAGTTGCACTTTATCTGCAACATGTAGAGAACATGCAGCCTTGCCCGCTGTGCGTCATTCAACGCTACGCATTTGCCGCGATTGCCTTGATTTGTATCATCGCCCTGTTTTTACCGCGGGCCGCAGCCAGATTCGCGACTGCGCTTGCCGCCTTGGCATCAGTCGCTGGTGCTGGTGTCGCTGGCTGGCATATTTACATCAAGGCACACCCAACCGTATCCTGCGGTATCGATCCGCTGGAAACATCCTTGAACACCATTCCTACGGCAAAGTTATTGCCCTTCCTGTTTCAGGCTGACGGCTTGTGCACGACTGAATACGCACCGATCATGGGCTTGTCCTTGCCACAATGGGCATTGGTCTGGTTTGTCGTGATCGCGCTGTATTTGATGTATGCCGCGTTCCAGAAAAATCGTTGA
- the prmC gene encoding peptide chain release factor N(5)-glutamine methyltransferase, with protein sequence MHSVIQAGDTIADIMQRAPVAQLEARILIGHVTQLSRVQLITHSERQLNLAEAQQLSRLFEQRLAGEPIAYLIGEREFYGLSFDVTPAVLIPRPDTELLVELALQYLPPQGRVLDMGTGSGAIAIAIAHTRSDASVIALDVSEQALVIAQGNAKKNNAQVNFLRSDWFSALENQHFDLIVSNPPYIVAGDTHLSEGDLRFEPVDALTDHANGLSALQIISQGATSYLKPDGWLLMEHGYDQAAAVRQLLSENRFEEVQSWRDLAGIERVSGGKKSRP encoded by the coding sequence ATGCATTCAGTCATTCAAGCGGGCGATACTATCGCTGACATCATGCAGCGCGCACCAGTTGCACAACTGGAAGCGCGCATCTTGATTGGGCATGTCACACAGCTATCGCGCGTGCAGTTGATTACACACTCTGAACGTCAATTGAACTTAGCGGAAGCGCAACAACTCTCTCGTCTGTTTGAACAACGACTGGCAGGCGAACCTATCGCCTATCTGATCGGTGAACGTGAATTCTACGGTTTGTCTTTTGACGTCACGCCAGCCGTTTTGATCCCTCGTCCTGATACAGAATTACTGGTGGAATTGGCCTTGCAATATCTGCCTCCGCAAGGCCGCGTACTGGATATGGGCACAGGCTCCGGTGCCATCGCCATAGCCATTGCGCATACACGATCAGACGCGAGTGTCATCGCACTTGATGTCAGTGAACAAGCGTTAGTCATTGCACAAGGCAATGCGAAGAAGAACAATGCCCAGGTAAATTTTTTGCGCAGCGATTGGTTCTCGGCATTGGAGAATCAACATTTCGATTTGATCGTATCGAATCCACCGTACATCGTTGCCGGTGACACACATTTATCCGAAGGCGATTTGCGCTTTGAGCCAGTCGATGCCTTGACCGATCATGCGAATGGATTGTCTGCGCTGCAAATCATCAGCCAAGGTGCGACATCTTATTTAAAACCAGATGGTTGGTTGCTGATGGAACATGGCTACGATCAGGCGGCGGCTGTGCGTCAGCTACTGAGCGAAAATCGATTTGAAGAAGTGCAGAGTTGGCGCGATCTGGCTGGTATAGAACGCGTAAGTGGCGGGAAGAAGTCCCGCCCGTAA
- a CDS encoding TlpA disulfide reductase family protein, producing MQASSSAPKRTWLKVLAALIIVGLAAVGYMSVSKKDVIPEVTFVNLQGKKITSQDLRGKVVMINFWATSCVTCVKEMPEMVDTYNKYKDNGLEFIAVAMAYDPANYVLNFVETRKLPFTVALDVQGDLAKSFGDVKLTPTTLVVDKDGHIIKRYVGEPDFAALHQLLEKALAA from the coding sequence ATGCAAGCATCTTCTTCTGCACCTAAGCGTACTTGGCTCAAAGTACTGGCCGCTCTCATCATTGTGGGATTGGCTGCGGTTGGCTATATGTCAGTGTCGAAAAAAGATGTGATCCCCGAGGTGACCTTCGTCAATCTGCAAGGCAAGAAAATCACTTCACAGGATTTGCGCGGCAAAGTGGTGATGATCAATTTCTGGGCAACGTCATGCGTGACGTGCGTGAAAGAAATGCCGGAGATGGTCGATACCTATAACAAGTACAAAGACAACGGTTTAGAATTCATCGCGGTAGCAATGGCTTACGATCCGGCAAACTATGTATTGAATTTTGTCGAGACGCGCAAACTGCCGTTCACGGTTGCACTCGATGTGCAGGGCGATCTGGCGAAATCATTCGGTGATGTCAAATTGACGCCAACCACCTTGGTGGTCGACAAAGACGGTCATATCATCAAGCGTTATGTCGGTGAGCCGGATTTCGCAGCCTTGCATCAACTGCTGGAAAAAGCACTCGCCGCTTGA
- a CDS encoding BCCT family transporter → MQLIFPVGLILIVVMWGVFSPESLGTISHIAMAAITKNFGWLYLWVVLGLVLFAAFLAFSRYGNLKLGKDDDEPEFSLPAWFAMLFAAGMGIGLVFWGVAEPLSHFTQGPPGTIARTPDAAGTAMRYSFFHWGIHPWAVYSIVALAIAFFQYRRQGVALISESTNALPWRPVQRMSGLFNALAVIATAFGVATSLGMGAMQINGGLAAVFGLAINKYTQVGIIVVAATLFILSAVSGVEKGVKWLSSANMLVAALLTLMVFLLGPTVAIIDTFTNTLGSYISEFVRMSLRMTPFRDSEWVGEWTVFYWAWWLSWSPFVGLFIARVSHGRTIREFIVGTVIAPSIAAFIWFSVFGGTALQMEIWQGIPIAEAAKADLSTALFTMLDAMPLGLIMSVIATLLVLVFFITSGDSAILVLGMMSKGGEPNPSAGVKITWGVLIAGIAISLLLAGGIDALQTATIVFALPFTIVVILMAISLWRAIREDWKEEQRIERELRQRMRQLISK, encoded by the coding sequence ATGCAACTGATTTTTCCGGTTGGATTAATCTTGATTGTTGTCATGTGGGGTGTTTTTTCACCTGAATCACTAGGCACCATTTCCCATATCGCGATGGCGGCGATTACCAAGAATTTTGGTTGGCTGTACCTGTGGGTGGTGCTGGGTTTGGTATTGTTTGCTGCCTTTCTAGCCTTCAGCCGCTACGGCAACCTCAAGCTGGGGAAAGATGACGACGAGCCGGAGTTTTCCCTGCCGGCCTGGTTCGCGATGTTATTTGCTGCCGGCATGGGTATCGGTCTGGTGTTTTGGGGCGTCGCGGAGCCGCTTTCTCATTTCACGCAAGGTCCGCCTGGCACCATTGCCAGAACGCCTGACGCAGCCGGGACGGCGATGCGTTACAGCTTCTTTCACTGGGGTATACATCCTTGGGCTGTGTACAGCATAGTCGCACTGGCTATTGCCTTCTTTCAATACAGACGACAAGGCGTTGCCTTGATCAGCGAATCGACCAATGCCTTGCCATGGCGACCAGTACAACGCATGTCGGGCCTGTTCAATGCGCTTGCCGTGATTGCGACTGCTTTCGGTGTGGCGACCTCGCTTGGTATGGGCGCGATGCAGATCAACGGCGGCTTGGCGGCAGTGTTTGGATTGGCGATTAACAAGTACACGCAGGTTGGGATCATTGTGGTCGCGGCGACTCTTTTCATCTTGTCCGCTGTGAGCGGTGTCGAGAAGGGCGTCAAATGGTTGTCATCCGCGAATATGCTGGTTGCAGCTCTGCTGACCTTGATGGTTTTTCTGCTCGGCCCTACCGTTGCCATCATCGATACCTTCACGAATACGCTGGGTAGTTACATCAGTGAATTCGTGCGCATGAGTTTGCGCATGACGCCTTTCCGCGATAGCGAATGGGTGGGCGAATGGACAGTCTTTTACTGGGCCTGGTGGTTGTCCTGGTCACCTTTCGTTGGTTTGTTCATCGCACGTGTATCGCACGGCAGAACCATACGTGAGTTCATTGTTGGAACAGTGATTGCTCCTTCGATTGCTGCCTTCATCTGGTTCTCGGTCTTTGGCGGTACGGCGCTGCAAATGGAAATCTGGCAAGGCATACCAATTGCGGAAGCCGCCAAGGCCGATTTGTCGACGGCGCTCTTTACGATGCTGGATGCGATGCCTTTGGGTTTGATTATGTCGGTCATCGCCACTTTGCTGGTGCTGGTATTTTTTATTACGTCTGGCGATTCGGCGATACTTGTATTGGGAATGATGAGCAAGGGCGGTGAGCCTAATCCTTCAGCTGGCGTCAAGATTACTTGGGGTGTACTGATTGCCGGTATTGCGATCAGTCTGTTGCTTGCTGGCGGGATTGATGCATTGCAAACGGCGACGATAGTGTTTGCCCTGCCGTTCACCATAGTTGTGATCCTGATGGCGATATCGTTGTGGCGAGCAATACGGGAAGACTGGAAAGAAGAACAACGTATCGAGCGAGAGTTGCGGCAGCGCATGCGCCAGCTCATATCGAAATAA
- a CDS encoding BON domain-containing protein, whose protein sequence is MINLNRYMAVARRPLALILVCGAVAVSLQGCFAMMAGGVVAGTLAATDRRTLGAQTEDKAIMVKGEARIPGVVGEAGHVNVTSFNRKVLLTGEVPTEAAKEAAGREAAAIEGVQSVVNELAVSGASGFGSRSNDSLITGKVKASFVDNKTLYANAIKVVTERGIVYLMGRVTENEGNLAAEIARGVSGVQKVVKVFEYISDDEYRQMTNTSDTQQKK, encoded by the coding sequence ATGATTAATTTGAACCGTTACATGGCTGTAGCACGACGTCCACTGGCGCTGATTTTGGTGTGTGGCGCAGTCGCAGTAAGTTTGCAAGGTTGCTTTGCGATGATGGCCGGCGGTGTTGTTGCTGGCACATTGGCCGCGACTGACCGTCGTACATTAGGCGCGCAAACGGAAGACAAGGCCATTATGGTCAAGGGTGAAGCACGTATTCCTGGCGTGGTCGGCGAAGCTGGTCACGTGAACGTCACCAGTTTCAACCGCAAGGTATTGCTGACTGGTGAAGTGCCTACCGAAGCAGCCAAGGAAGCTGCCGGACGCGAAGCTGCCGCTATCGAAGGCGTGCAATCGGTGGTGAATGAATTGGCCGTATCTGGTGCCTCTGGTTTCGGTTCGCGTTCAAACGATAGCTTGATCACCGGCAAGGTGAAGGCATCGTTTGTCGATAACAAGACACTCTATGCAAATGCAATCAAGGTGGTAACTGAACGCGGTATCGTTTATCTGATGGGTCGTGTGACAGAAAACGAAGGTAATCTGGCAGCTGAGATCGCACGTGGTGTGAGCGGCGTGCAAAAAGTCGTCAAGGTGTTTGAATACATCAGTGATGATGAGTATCGTCAAATGACCAACACATCGGATACGCAACAGAAAAAATAA
- a CDS encoding phosphoheptose isomerase, whose product MTNQRILSHFHESAELKIQAASLLAQPIEQAVELMFGALSNGNKILACGNGGSAADCQHFSAQLVGRFERERLPLPVMALTTDTSILTAIGNDYSYQEIFSKQVQAFGQSGDVLLALSTSGNSANVMAAIEAALERDMRVVALTGKGGGAIAKLLTDADVHICVPHDRTARIQEVHLLTIHCLCDGIDVALFGGDEND is encoded by the coding sequence ATGACCAATCAACGTATCCTCAGTCACTTCCACGAAAGTGCCGAGCTGAAAATCCAGGCAGCCTCGTTATTAGCGCAACCAATTGAACAAGCAGTTGAACTAATGTTCGGTGCCCTGTCTAACGGGAACAAGATTCTTGCGTGCGGCAATGGCGGGTCGGCCGCAGACTGTCAGCATTTTTCGGCACAACTGGTAGGACGCTTTGAACGCGAACGCCTGCCTTTGCCGGTGATGGCACTGACGACTGATACATCCATACTGACCGCAATCGGTAACGACTATAGTTACCAGGAAATCTTCAGCAAGCAGGTACAGGCGTTCGGACAATCCGGCGATGTCTTGCTGGCTTTATCGACTTCCGGCAATTCAGCCAATGTCATGGCCGCCATTGAGGCAGCGCTGGAACGCGATATGCGCGTTGTCGCGTTGACCGGCAAAGGCGGTGGTGCGATAGCCAAATTGCTGACGGACGCAGACGTTCATATCTGTGTGCCGCATGACCGAACTGCACGGATACAGGAAGTACATTTATTAACGATACATTGTTTGTGTGACGGCATTGACGTTGCATTATTTGGAGGAGATGAGAATGATTAA
- a CDS encoding YraN family protein: MRLPDFLRPRTAKQIIGQAGEDDALAHLQRQGLTLVERNFRCKGGEIDLIMQEGNALVFVEVRKRADKNHGGAAASVTASKQKRLIIAAQIYLQRHKMPPPCRFDVIAFDDNEMTWLKNAIEA, translated from the coding sequence ATGCGGCTACCCGACTTTCTTCGCCCTCGTACGGCCAAGCAGATCATCGGGCAAGCCGGCGAAGATGATGCACTCGCGCATTTGCAGCGACAAGGTTTGACGCTGGTCGAACGTAATTTTCGCTGCAAAGGTGGTGAAATCGATTTGATCATGCAAGAAGGCAATGCGCTGGTTTTCGTTGAAGTCAGAAAACGCGCAGATAAAAACCATGGCGGTGCCGCCGCCAGCGTCACTGCCAGCAAACAGAAGCGCTTGATCATTGCCGCGCAGATTTATCTGCAACGTCACAAGATGCCGCCACCCTGCCGCTTCGATGTAATTGCATTTGATGACAACGAAATGACATGGCTGAAAAATGCCATCGAGGCTTGA
- a CDS encoding penicillin-binding protein activator: MLGNLARMFVLAGVISGLCSPVLANTTTGVAAASVASVLGIQDQRSPIDRMQLAQTDLALPDAMHAPIDEPIVEAIEIPVVTTRLPPVRIALLLPTRAESLARVAEAVRAGFMAAYQHEPGNITVNLVETGDAAQDILSGYLDAVSKNDIVVGPLTRSGAAAIVQNNSASKPTIVLTQLNAADDAEVRVPSNMLVMGLSIEDEARQVANWAGAKRSRLKAFAISTNVSWQKRAVKAFAAQWSHLGLQSEVMELGMTGGFINANTLVQLKKRIQAEKPGLIFVGLDAAQAIQLRLGIGGEVTMYGTSQLNPFALKDWTDADRLTDLEGVRLLDMPWQLQADHAAVMTYPHLAKNNEQRISPDIERLYALGIDAYRVAANVAIKQTDFDIDGVTGKLTVRFGRGAPYFERVLQPAIYREGMVQPLEVQ, encoded by the coding sequence ATGTTGGGAAATTTAGCGAGAATGTTCGTGCTGGCAGGAGTCATCAGCGGATTGTGCTCGCCTGTACTGGCAAATACAACTACTGGCGTCGCCGCTGCTAGCGTTGCCAGTGTACTCGGCATTCAAGATCAACGGTCGCCGATTGATAGGATGCAACTCGCACAGACTGATTTGGCTTTGCCAGATGCGATGCATGCACCGATAGACGAGCCTATAGTCGAAGCGATCGAGATTCCCGTCGTGACAACCAGATTGCCACCAGTGCGGATCGCCCTGCTATTACCGACGCGTGCAGAATCCCTGGCGCGGGTTGCCGAAGCGGTACGTGCCGGGTTTATGGCGGCTTACCAGCATGAGCCGGGAAACATTACCGTCAATTTGGTGGAAACCGGCGATGCAGCGCAAGACATCTTGTCCGGTTATTTGGATGCTGTGTCAAAAAATGACATCGTGGTGGGACCGTTGACGCGCAGCGGCGCGGCAGCAATCGTACAAAATAATAGCGCCAGCAAGCCGACTATCGTGTTGACGCAATTGAATGCAGCCGATGATGCGGAAGTGCGCGTGCCATCCAATATGCTGGTGATGGGCTTGTCGATAGAAGATGAAGCACGTCAGGTAGCGAATTGGGCTGGTGCCAAGCGGTCGCGTTTGAAAGCCTTTGCGATTTCAACCAATGTGTCGTGGCAAAAGCGTGCGGTAAAAGCCTTTGCTGCGCAGTGGAGCCATCTCGGACTGCAGTCCGAAGTCATGGAGCTGGGCATGACGGGCGGTTTCATTAACGCCAATACCTTGGTACAACTGAAAAAACGCATACAAGCGGAAAAGCCGGGACTGATTTTTGTCGGTCTCGATGCGGCCCAAGCAATTCAATTACGACTCGGTATCGGTGGCGAAGTGACGATGTACGGCACTTCGCAATTGAACCCATTTGCACTAAAGGATTGGACCGATGCTGATCGTCTGACTGATCTGGAAGGCGTGCGTTTGCTGGACATGCCGTGGCAATTGCAAGCTGATCATGCTGCCGTCATGACTTATCCGCATCTTGCAAAAAACAACGAACAACGTATCAGCCCGGATATCGAGCGTTTGTATGCGCTGGGTATCGATGCCTATCGTGTTGCCGCGAATGTCGCCATCAAGCAAACCGATTTTGATATCGATGGCGTGACTGGGAAACTGACAGTGCGCTTCGGCCGTGGCGCTCCCTACTTTGAACGTGTGTTGCAACCGGCGATTTATCGCGAAGGCATGGTGCAACCGCTGGAAGTGCAATAA
- the rsmI gene encoding 16S rRNA (cytidine(1402)-2'-O)-methyltransferase yields the protein MTDTSNSLSAILPIMHDVSQQTYPSATLYVVATPIGNTGDISLRALHTLSIVDAVACEDTRNTGHLLTRYGLSKNLIAAHQHNEREVADKLISRLQAGERIALVSDAGTPAVSDPGARIVDAVRNAGLRVVPLPGASAAVTALSASGLLNDQFYFVGFLPAKAKQRETFLFGLKAIAATMVFYEAPHRITEAVEALAAAFEPTRQIVFARELTKLFEETHRCTLAEASAWINADANRQKGEFVILLEGAPTAGDQDQIEAERILTILLQECSVKQAATLAAQITGQKKNALYDRALQMKNDSDNSND from the coding sequence ATGACTGATACAAGCAACAGCCTCTCCGCGATCTTGCCGATTATGCATGATGTCTCACAGCAGACCTATCCTTCGGCGACATTATATGTGGTGGCTACACCGATCGGGAATACGGGCGATATATCGTTGCGCGCTTTGCACACTTTATCCATCGTCGATGCCGTCGCTTGCGAAGATACACGTAACACTGGTCATCTTCTGACACGTTACGGCTTATCGAAGAATTTGATCGCCGCGCACCAGCATAACGAGCGTGAAGTAGCGGACAAATTGATCAGCCGCTTGCAAGCTGGCGAACGCATTGCACTGGTCTCCGATGCCGGCACACCTGCCGTATCCGACCCTGGCGCACGTATAGTTGATGCGGTGCGCAACGCTGGTTTACGCGTGGTTCCATTACCGGGTGCATCGGCTGCCGTGACCGCACTGTCGGCCAGCGGATTACTCAATGATCAATTTTATTTTGTCGGATTTTTGCCTGCGAAAGCCAAGCAACGCGAGACCTTCTTGTTTGGTTTAAAAGCAATTGCGGCAACCATGGTGTTTTACGAAGCACCACACCGGATTACGGAAGCGGTCGAAGCATTAGCCGCCGCGTTCGAGCCCACGCGACAAATCGTGTTCGCACGGGAATTGACCAAGCTGTTTGAAGAAACGCATCGCTGCACTTTGGCTGAAGCCAGCGCATGGATCAATGCAGATGCGAATCGGCAAAAAGGGGAGTTCGTCATATTGCTGGAAGGTGCACCTACTGCTGGCGATCAAGACCAGATCGAAGCAGAACGCATCCTGACGATACTGCTGCAAGAGTGCTCAGTCAAACAAGCCGCCACACTCGCCGCTCAAATTACCGGCCAGAAAAAGAATGCCTTGTACGACCGCGCCCTGCAGATGAAAAACGACAGCGACAATTCAAACGATTAA
- a CDS encoding septal ring lytic transglycosylase RlpA family protein: protein MQFRPYKAVQFLSILFIVVLAGCSSVPLSTPSKAPATSSTSRSSTHPVLPPAGSGRGGYYKDDGPGEDIPDGLENLPDAEPRVEPYAKRGNKPYVVFGKQYVPIVNDEPFKQRGRGSWYGKKFHGQKTSSGEPYDMYQMSAAHPTLPIPSYARVTNLSNGKQVIVRVNDRGPFHSSRVIDLSYTAALKLGYIGHGSAELEVERLLPAEIERINANKGNEPVAVTTPAPSPVHIPTVETTSLEPIALQTQAAPADTQVVAALSKGFYLQFGAYSQVANAEAVRVRLAQEVGKNLPQLKVEPSNNLYRLYSGPFASRDEAAAAAAQVQQAGVNKPLIFQR, encoded by the coding sequence ATGCAATTTCGCCCGTATAAGGCAGTACAGTTTTTATCCATACTCTTCATCGTCGTTTTGGCCGGTTGCAGCAGCGTACCGCTATCGACACCATCCAAAGCGCCTGCCACAAGTTCCACATCACGTTCCTCAACTCATCCTGTTTTGCCGCCAGCCGGTTCTGGTCGTGGCGGCTATTACAAGGATGATGGTCCAGGTGAAGATATACCGGATGGTTTGGAAAACTTGCCGGATGCCGAGCCCAGAGTAGAGCCGTATGCAAAGCGCGGTAATAAACCGTATGTCGTATTTGGCAAGCAATACGTGCCGATAGTGAATGACGAGCCGTTCAAGCAGCGCGGGCGTGGCAGTTGGTACGGCAAGAAATTCCATGGTCAAAAAACGTCATCCGGCGAGCCTTACGATATGTATCAAATGTCGGCCGCGCATCCGACCTTGCCGATTCCATCGTATGCACGCGTAACGAACTTGAGTAACGGCAAGCAGGTGATAGTACGTGTGAATGATAGAGGTCCATTCCATTCGAGCCGTGTCATTGATTTGTCTTATACCGCGGCATTGAAGCTGGGTTATATCGGGCATGGCAGCGCAGAGTTGGAAGTTGAGCGATTACTGCCAGCCGAGATCGAACGCATCAATGCTAACAAGGGTAATGAACCTGTGGCGGTAACAACACCGGCGCCATCGCCAGTGCATATACCTACAGTTGAGACCACGTCGCTGGAGCCAATCGCGCTGCAAACCCAAGCTGCGCCAGCAGATACGCAAGTTGTGGCAGCTCTGAGTAAAGGATTTTATTTGCAGTTCGGTGCGTATTCGCAGGTAGCCAATGCCGAAGCAGTGCGTGTGCGTTTGGCGCAGGAGGTAGGGAAAAATTTGCCGCAGTTGAAAGTGGAGCCGTCGAATAATCTATATCGACTGTATAGCGGCCCCTTTGCCAGTCGGGATGAAGCGGCAGCAGCAGCAGCACAAGTGCAGCAAGCTGGTGTCAATAAACCCTTAATCTTCCAGCGTTAA
- the rodA gene encoding rod shape-determining protein RodA: MSTQMNKRSFGQIVQPYIQVFDGPLILIVSLILAVGTVTLYSAGIDFPGRVEDHVRNIMIAFVVMWIAAAIPPQTLMRFAVPLYLTGIVLLLAVAQFGLIRNGARRWVDLGMIVQPSEIMKIAMPMMLAWFFQKREGMTRWREFLVAGLLLIAPVGLIMRQPDLGTSLLVLAAGFYVIFLAGLSWKVLVAAAVAVGASLPVVWSMMHDYQRGRVLTLIDPTTDPLGKGFHIIQSTIAIGSGGVTGKGWLNGTQAHLEFIPERTTDFIFAVYSEEFGLIGNCILLFLYLLLIGRGMIIAANAPTLFSRLLAGAITLIFFTYAFVNMGMVSGILPVVGVPLPFVSYGGTAFVTLGLGVGILMSIQRHRKLMQS; encoded by the coding sequence ATGAGCACACAGATGAATAAACGCTCGTTTGGGCAAATCGTTCAACCCTATATTCAAGTGTTTGACGGGCCCTTGATTCTGATCGTCAGCTTGATTCTGGCGGTGGGAACAGTGACGTTGTATTCGGCCGGCATCGATTTCCCGGGTCGCGTGGAAGATCATGTGCGCAACATCATGATCGCCTTTGTCGTGATGTGGATTGCCGCCGCGATTCCGCCGCAGACCTTGATGCGTTTTGCCGTGCCTTTATATTTGACGGGTATCGTCTTGCTGCTGGCGGTCGCGCAGTTTGGTTTGATTCGTAACGGTGCGCGACGCTGGGTTGATCTCGGCATGATTGTGCAGCCGTCAGAAATCATGAAGATCGCCATGCCGATGATGCTGGCATGGTTCTTCCAGAAGCGCGAAGGCATGACACGCTGGCGCGAGTTTTTGGTTGCCGGTCTGCTCTTGATTGCACCAGTCGGCTTGATCATGCGTCAACCGGATTTGGGCACATCCTTGCTAGTCTTGGCCGCAGGTTTCTATGTGATCTTTCTGGCAGGCTTGTCGTGGAAAGTACTGGTGGCAGCAGCGGTGGCAGTAGGTGCCAGCTTACCTGTGGTGTGGTCGATGATGCACGATTATCAGCGCGGACGCGTATTGACGCTGATCGATCCGACGACCGATCCGCTCGGCAAAGGCTTTCACATTATTCAATCGACGATTGCGATTGGGTCTGGTGGTGTTACAGGTAAAGGCTGGTTGAACGGGACGCAGGCGCATCTGGAATTCATTCCTGAACGCACTACCGATTTCATCTTCGCCGTGTATTCGGAAGAGTTCGGTTTGATCGGCAATTGTATTTTGCTGTTCCTCTATTTGTTGTTGATCGGACGCGGCATGATCATTGCGGCGAATGCGCCGACTTTGTTCAGTCGTTTGTTGGCGGGTGCGATTACCTTGATCTTCTTCACTTATGCATTTGTGAACATGGGGATGGTCAGTGGTATTCTTCCGGTCGTTGGTGTGCCCTTGCCTTTTGTCAGCTACGGCGGCACCGCCTTTGTCACGCTCGGATTGGGCGTCGGCATTTTGATGAGCATTCAGCGGCACAGGAAGTTGATGCAAAGCTGA